The nucleotide window GGAGAAGCTGCGCCCGGGACAGCTGATAAAACGGCTGGACGACTTTCCGGTGGTCTATCAGCCTTTAGGGACACTGGAATGGCACGGCCGTCAGAATCCCTTGGGCTGCGATGCGATCAAAGCCACGGCCTTGTGCGAAGCGGTAGCTCGGAAGATCGGCGGCGTGGTGATGCCGGCGATTCACTTTGCGGCCGATGTCGATATTGAAGGACCGCAGGGGATCGGTTATGGCATGGATGGCTTTGCCGGAATGAAGCTGCCGGGCAGTTTTTATCAAATTCCGCTGCCGTTGTTAACCGAGCTGCTGATCCACGCCTGCGGCAATTACTTTGACCGCGGAGCCCAACTGGTCGTTTTGATCAGCGGACACAATCCGCCGATCCAGAAACAAATCATGGATCAGGTGCGCGATCATTTCGCCCCGCTGGACAAACCCGTTCTGACGTCGATGGAGTTTGAACTGGCGGACAAGCCGGAATATCGGATCAGCGATCATGCCGGGGGCTACGAAACAGCGATGATGCTGGCGCTCTCTCCCGCCCAGGTTGATCAACAGGCCAATGTCGGACTGGAACGTGAGGATCTGGGCATTGCCAGCTCCCTGTCGGTCACCGAGGCGACAGGGGAGCAAGGGACGGCGTATTTTGAAAGCCAGGTACGCGGCATGAGCCAATGGGTTCAGGCTGAATTTCAGCGCCTGAAAGACCATGCGGACTGAAATCCTGGAACCGATCCTGCCGGGGGATTATCCCGATCCCTCGATTTTGCGGGTGGGTTCGGAATATTATCTGACGTTTTCCTCCTTGCAGTATCGCCCCTGTCTGACGCTGCTGCATTCCGCGGATCTGATTCACTGGGATTTCGTCACTCACTGCTTCAACGACTTTGATTATGACATTTGGGCGCCGGATCTGGTTGAAGTAAAGGGGCGCTTCTACATTTATTTTTACGCTGAGCAGGAAAACTGGGTTACCTGGGCTGATCATATTGAAGGCCCCTGGAGCCAGCCTTTGCCGCTGGAGATTCCCGATTATATCGACCCTGGCCATGCGGTGGATGATCAAGGTCAGCGCTACCTGTTTTTAGGCCGCGGCATGCGCGTTAAGCTGAGTGCGGATGGTCTAAAGCGAATCAGTGAGTCGGAAGCGGTTTTTCCTGTTTATCAGGTGGACAGCCGCGAAGACATTGAAGGCGATTTTATGGAAGGGCCGAAGCTTTGCCGCCGCGGCGATTGGTTTTATTATACGTTTGCGACTGGCGGAACAGCCGGGCCGGCGACCGGCCATCGCGTCGTTTCGGCCCGCAGCCGCAGTCTGGATGGCCCCTGGGAATTTTCTCCCTATGATCCCGTTCTGCAATGCCGCAGCCGCAGCGAACCCTGGCACTGCAAAGGCCATGGCACGTTGATCGACGATCCCGAAGGCAACGCTTATCTTGTTTATCATGCTTACCGCAAGGATCGGCAGCTTTGGGGAAGACAGATTCTCATCGAACGGGTCAGCTTTGATGAAAACGGTTGGTTTTCCGTCGATTCCGCCCATCCGATAACAACCGCGGCTTTGCCGCAAACCATTCAGTTTGATTTCAGCCATGGAATTCCCTGGACGCTGCGCAGCTTCCGAAACCATGATTTAACTCGGTTCCAGGCTGCTTCCAATACTCTGCGCATGCAGGGACGGGGCTGGACGCTGGGGGAGAGCGAGCCGTTACTCATGACGGTGAATGAGGATGATTTCCAGATCGACGTGCACGTGAAGCTGCAGGGGGAAGTTTCAGCTGGACTGTGCTGTTTCTACAATCCTGAACACTGTGCCGGAATTTTGGCCGATGCCCAGGGTGTCAGCATCATTCGTCACAACCGGGTGCTGGCAAGACACGAAGGAACAGGCGAACAGCTCTGGCTGAGGATGGAACTGAAGCAGCTATACCTGAGATTTTATGTCAGTCAGGATGGCCGCCACTATCAAAAGATCAACAATGTGATCGACATATCCGGTTACAATCACAATAACTACGACGGATTCCTCAGCGTGAAGCCGGGATTCAGCGTCGTCGGCCAAGGTCAGGCGGAACTTTCTGATCTGACCTATCGAACCCAAGCAAGGAGAAAACAGAAATGAAAACATGGTGGAAAGAAGCCGTTGGATATCAGATTTATCCACGCACGTTTTATGATGCTAATGGGGACGGCATCGGCGATTTGAAAGGCATTACGCTCAAGCTGGATTATCTGAAAGCCCTAGGCGTCGATCTGTTGTGGATCGGTCCGTTTTTCAAGTCGCCGATGGATGACAATGGCTACGACGTCAGCGATTATTATGCCGTCGATCCGATCTTCGGCACGCTCGATGACGCCCGTGAATTAATTCAGGAAGCCCATCAGCGCGGATTGCGGATCATTTTGGATCTTGTGCTCAATCACACGTCGGATGAACATCCCTGGTTTATCGAAGCCCGCCGCAATCAAGAAAGTGAAGAACACAGCTATTATATCTGGAAAAAAGGCCGGATCAACGCGCAGGGCCAGCGCATTCCGCCGACCAACTGGTCGAGCTTTTTCTCCGATTCCGCTTGGTGCTACAATGAAGCGACCGACGAATATTATATGAAGATTTTTTCAGAGAAAATGCCGGATCTCAACTGGGCGGAACCCAAGCTCAGAGAACGCATGATGGAAGTGGCCCGCTTCTGGC belongs to Holdemania massiliensis and includes:
- a CDS encoding creatininase family protein, which encodes MQYDKKLIDSLIPKEESSEVQVEKLRPGQLIKRLDDFPVVYQPLGTLEWHGRQNPLGCDAIKATALCEAVARKIGGVVMPAIHFAADVDIEGPQGIGYGMDGFAGMKLPGSFYQIPLPLLTELLIHACGNYFDRGAQLVVLISGHNPPIQKQIMDQVRDHFAPLDKPVLTSMEFELADKPEYRISDHAGGYETAMMLALSPAQVDQQANVGLEREDLGIASSLSVTEATGEQGTAYFESQVRGMSQWVQAEFQRLKDHAD
- a CDS encoding family 43 glycosylhydrolase, giving the protein MRTEILEPILPGDYPDPSILRVGSEYYLTFSSLQYRPCLTLLHSADLIHWDFVTHCFNDFDYDIWAPDLVEVKGRFYIYFYAEQENWVTWADHIEGPWSQPLPLEIPDYIDPGHAVDDQGQRYLFLGRGMRVKLSADGLKRISESEAVFPVYQVDSREDIEGDFMEGPKLCRRGDWFYYTFATGGTAGPATGHRVVSARSRSLDGPWEFSPYDPVLQCRSRSEPWHCKGHGTLIDDPEGNAYLVYHAYRKDRQLWGRQILIERVSFDENGWFSVDSAHPITTAALPQTIQFDFSHGIPWTLRSFRNHDLTRFQAASNTLRMQGRGWTLGESEPLLMTVNEDDFQIDVHVKLQGEVSAGLCCFYNPEHCAGILADAQGVSIIRHNRVLARHEGTGEQLWLRMELKQLYLRFYVSQDGRHYQKINNVIDISGYNHNNYDGFLSVKPGFSVVGQGQAELSDLTYRTQARRKQK